Proteins encoded in a region of the Saccharothrix ecbatanensis genome:
- a CDS encoding DnaJ family domain-containing protein, giving the protein MTERKPAGVGFETWIDRQIREAEDRGEFENLPGAGKPLPGLHAPHDELWWVKEKLRREEGTALPPTLLLRKQAAAAREAAGRASSEAEVRSILADINARIDEAIRKPMSGPPLNLMPFDVEHVVAEWRKGPAAR; this is encoded by the coding sequence GTGACCGAGCGCAAACCGGCCGGCGTCGGGTTCGAGACCTGGATCGACCGGCAGATCCGCGAGGCCGAGGACCGCGGCGAGTTCGAGAACCTGCCCGGTGCGGGAAAGCCGTTGCCCGGTCTGCACGCGCCGCACGACGAACTGTGGTGGGTGAAGGAGAAGCTCCGCCGCGAAGAGGGCACCGCCCTCCCCCCGACGTTGTTGCTGCGCAAGCAAGCCGCGGCCGCGCGCGAGGCCGCCGGGCGGGCGTCGAGCGAGGCCGAGGTGCGGTCGATCCTGGCCGACATCAACGCGAGGATCGACGAGGCGATCCGCAAGCCGATGTCGGGTCCGCCCCTGAACCTGATGCCGTTCGACGTGGAGCACGTCGTGGCCGAGTGGCGCAAGGGCCCTGCCGCTCGCTGA
- a CDS encoding helix-turn-helix transcriptional regulator: protein MLPELRRGRGLTQYDLAAELHAVSGNVSITREEVSRWERGKRIPGPYWRTWLGRVLGTSQQELEQAAAIARRTRRDH, encoded by the coding sequence ATGCTCCCCGAACTCCGGCGCGGACGCGGGCTGACCCAGTACGACCTGGCAGCGGAGCTGCACGCGGTGTCCGGCAACGTCAGCATCACGCGGGAGGAGGTGTCCCGCTGGGAGCGCGGAAAACGCATTCCCGGGCCGTACTGGCGCACCTGGCTCGGACGTGTGCTCGGCACGTCACAACAGGAACTCGAACAAGCTGCCGCGATCGCCAGGCGCACCCGCAGGGACCATTGA